A segment of the Hallerella succinigenes genome:
ATCACTATTCCAACCGGCGATTATATCCGCATTATCCTTGACAATCTTGGATGTTTTTTCTGCCCCCCATGGCTGCACTGCAACAATAGGCTTATCAAGTTCCTTGGCAATGCGAATTTCCTTGTTAATCCACTTAGAATAGGTAGCGTAGACTCCGGCAAGAATTACCACGCAAGATGCATGCAGAATTTTCCCACGAATAGCATCCTCTAACTGACGATCTGTCCCACAGTTATGAATAGGATCATCTTGAGGAACCGAATAATCCTTCCATTGGAAATAAGGATGTTCGTTGAAGAAATCAGTCAAGCGCTCATAAGCATTACTGTAGCTCCAAGAGTGACTGATGAATAAGTTGTATGTACGTAGTTCAGGCATTCCCAACCCCTTGTATAAACCCCTTAGCACCATTGCCGAAGTCGATTCTTTATTAGCAATATCTATGCCAACTCATTATTTGCAAACAAATCACCACTTTCAAGGGCATTTCGTTTCATTTTGATACGTAAAAAACAACAAGCGTTTAATTTGTAAACACTCTAATTGGATTAACCGCTTGGTCAACATGCCGTCAACCATTGAAATCCATTTGGAAATAGCCTATTCAACCATTCAATCTTCGCATATAATAAAAGACGTTCGTTAAACCGCAGCAAGATTTGTGCCAACTATTTCATTTCCGTCTTATTCGTCAAACGTTCCGTATAATACACAGCATGCGTTACAGCATTAAAAGCGATAACATCCGGAATCACCTGCGGAACATCCTTTCCCTTAATTTTATCCCATTTTCGACCATCAGGAGAGCACCACTCATTTATTACATAAACATTTGTATCTGGAGCCGAAAAATTTGTGGCATTTTTAATCTCATTTGGGTCCAATTCAATTTGAGTCATTACGCTGGTAATTATCTTTTCGCACAAAAAAACATGGTCTTCAAATGAAGCGGATCGCCTTATATTACTTAAACAACCAACCCATATTTCAAGTCCATCTCTCAGCTCCATAGACTTAATGGGATGATTTGTATTTTGAAATCTTTTGTAAACACCTTGTTGAGCACGAGTCATGCCACAATAAAAACGACACTTCCTTTGATTTGGTTCTTTCCCCCTTATCAAATATAAATTGCATTTAAACTTCAAGTTGCGCTCCCAGTAACTTTCGGTCTGGGGCCATACCATTTTATAACATACGCAGATTCCAAAGACATAGCTTTTACCTTTTTAGTACCCCATTTTGGAGAGGAGAAGGGTTTGCATTTGAGTTAGGGTTTGGTTTTCGTCTATTTTGTATTTTACATGTTCAAACAATTTTGAATTCGTTATTTCAAATTGTTTCAATTCCGTATCAGTTGGAATATTTATCGAAATATTCTTGAGATCCGTTTGAGTAATTAGACTTTGCACCCCGCCCTTCGTTATTTCAGCATAATCAAGGCGATTCAAAATCTGATAGCAATATTCATAAAATTTTGCTTTGATAACAAGAACATTATCCGCTGTATATAATCGTTCGTTATACCGATTAACTATGCCTAAAGTCCCTACTCTCCCAGTTGTCATCAATCTTTCGTCTTGGTTAAATTCATTAGAATATCCAATTATACCAGACGCACCAGCAACAGGGTATTTATAATTGCCTTCAGAAACATCCTTTTTATCCACACAAGTTTTTCCACTTGTAATTTCAGCAATCTCCCCCAAAGTTCCCATTCTCCATCCCTGCGGCAGATTGTTGGGGTCGATGTTGTCAATGAAGGTGTGGCGGTAGAGGGTTTGGGCGGTTTGTTCGAGGGTGGCGATGAGTTTCTTGTTAGTTTCGATGCGGGTGGCGAGGGTGTTGTATTCGGCGACAATTTCGCGCTGTTTTTCTATCGCGGGGACGGGGACCTGGACTTCGCACATTTCTTCCCAGTCAAAGACCTCGCGGGCGCTGCCGTGAGAATGGAAGCGGGCGTAGCGGTCAAATTCCGGGCGACGGAACCACATCATCAGATATTCGGGATCCAGGGCGTTCGTATCAACGACTTCAAAAACGGTATAGGCCTGCGAAATGATGGCGTCGTCATATCCGTCCAACAAGGCAACTGAAATTTTATCACCATTGCGAGACGTTACGGGACCATAAGCAAATTGCCCCTTGGTCACCACTTTATAGGCGGACAAATCTGTGCCGACAATATTGGCGATAGAGGGCATGAATTCTTTCGTGATGCTCACGCCAAGTAACCGCGTCACTTTCAAGTCCCTGTTCCGCACATCTACGGGTCGTATGTAGTCTCCAAGCCGATTCATCATCGAAACAGATCCTCCGCTTTAACAATACTTTGTATTAAAGACGCGTATTTTCCATTCGCCACTCCAAAAGGCGCAATCATTGTCAAGTGCAGCGTCTTGTTAGTCTTCACATCATCCCTGAAAATGTCACGGCGTTCCTTCAACCACTCGGCATAGTCTTTCTTTATCTCGAAGGGTCTGTCACAATACTTTATTTCGCACAGGTCTATCACCTTGTCGCTCCGGTCTATAATCAAGTCTATCTGGGAACCTTTCTTGCCGTTTTTCTTTGACCACGAACAGACGTCGCTTTCGATTCCCGATATACCCAAAGCCGCTTTCACTTGAGCGACGTGGTGTATGCAAACTTGTTCGAACGCATACCCCTGCCACGCATTGCGTTTGCTGTCAGACAAATTGCTCCACGCATTTTCATTCATGCCCTTGTAGTCCTTTACGAACCGCAAAAAGAACAACGTAAACATGTCGGTCAACTGAAACAGAGCCTCATTCCTTTTTTTGCCAAAAGACTGGTAATGGCGGATAAAGTCGCACTTTTCCAGATTTTCCAGGACTTCGCTCAATTTTCCGTTATCTGCCGCACCAAGTCCCGAAATAATAGCGTTCCTTGTGAGGCCCACAAGCTTTGCGGACAACAGTTCTACAACCTTCCTGTAAATTGTCGATTCGTTAAAGAGCGACCGAAACAGAAAGTCGTATTCTGTCCTGAGTACGGCGTTTCTCTTGAAAAAAAGCTTATCTATATTTTGCCTCAAGCTAAGCGACGAATCTAGCAACGATAGATAGTAGGGTGTTCCACCCAGGCACATGTAGGTTTCGACGATTTCCGAATCAGACCAGTCAAAGTTTTCTTTTGCAAGGTATTTACGGGTTTCAAGCAACGAAAAGGGAGCAAGATAGATAGGCCTAGTCACCCTATTGTGCAGTCCGCCCTTGTCGCCCAACAGCTTGTTCACCATCCAGGTCGTAGCGCTGCCGCAAACCACCAGTTTCAACCTTTGGCAATCGGCTCCCCAGCTGTTCCAAAACATTTCCAGGGCCCTGAGGAAATTGGATTTCGGCGTGTCAAGCCACGGCAGTTCGTCAATAAATACGACAATCCTTTTTTTCTTTAATGTCCGAAGGTAATTTTCCAGCTGGTCAAAGGCCTCAAACCAGTTCTTGGGAATGTTTGTACTTTGCCCGCTGAACTTTTGAAGTTGCTTTTTCCAGTTTCTCAGTTGTTCAGCCTTGCTTACCTGATACACCCCTGTTGTATAGAAATCGAATTCTTCCTTGAAAAATTGCTTGACAAGGAACGTCTTCCCTATTCGCCTGCGACCATAGATTGCGACAAACTCCGCTTTCGGACTTTCAAAGCATTTTTGCAAGGTCTTTTGCTCTTCTTGCCGGCCAACAATTTTCTCTGAATAGTCCATACGCCCTCATTTTTTCGCTCAAAAATGGCAAAATATACCGATTATGGTGCGGAAAATATGTAAAAAAATAGACTTTCCGCACCAAAATCAACCTGTTTGAAATATATATAATTTGCAACGATTGCGCAACAGATCTACGGGCCGTATGTAGTCTCCAAGCCGTTTCATATTCTGCCCTGTCATAGATTCTCCAAGTCTATCAAAACCATCCACGAGCCTTTTCTTGTCGTGCCTTCGTGCTTAATCGCGGGGACTTCAAGTTTACCTAGTTTGTTCAAATAATACTTGGTGGTATTCAAGTTCATTCCCAAGTATTTTGCAATTTGACCCTGAGTTGCACGTGGATTGGCTACCAGATAATGCATAAGTTTGATTTCAATCGGCAAGTATTTTTGAGTCGATTGGGTGGTCGATTGGGTGGTCGATTGGGTGGCGGATTGGGTGGCCGCAGTCTCTTGCTTGGCAAAAAATGCAAGCATCACATCCCCGGGGTGCACAGTATATTCCGTCTTGACTCCATAATCCTTGCAAAGTTTGCACATGTTTTCGATGCCCCTGCCCCACGCTTCCACGTAGCCCGCCCTAAAGAACGCGTTTGCGATTTTGGGGTTGTATTGTTCAGAACGGTGCCGTTGCATCAATGTTTCGACGGTCCAATTGGCCGGGAAAATGCAATCGTTGCTTATAAGGACTTCGTTCTCGTGTATGCGAATTTGAATCGGAACTCCAGAGGAGTAATTCGAATGCATCAGGGCGTTGTAAACGGCTTCGCGCATGGCATCCTTTGGAATGGGGTAGCGTTCCACCCGAATCAGGCCGTCGTAACTGATGCGTGCCTTGAAATACTTGAGGTAAATGAGCTCGACGACTCGATCAGCCTGAATGAACAACGAACCGTAAATTTCATCTTGGTATTGCAAATCGGGCCCATCGCCAAAAAAACCTATTTTCACGTATGCGCCGCCAAACCATTTTTCCGGCTTGCGGTGAAAAAGCAAGACTGCGGCGCGGGTCAATTTTCCATCTACAACCAGATTCAGGCTGTCCAACAGTTCTTCGTCCGTCATCGACAAATCTTGCGCAGTCATCCGGCCCGACTTTTTCGCCTCCCGGCGGAAGATGTCGAAGCTTTCCTTGTCCAAATCCCTAAAGCTGACTCCATCGACAGGGACCGCGTCCCATTTTGTTCCGGTCTTGTTCAGCAAAAACTGCGTGAGCGAAGCACCTTGCAAAAGCTGCTTTGTACTCCCGGTCCGGTAATGATATTCGCCTTTATAGTTTACGGGATATGTACTCGGAGAAATCGAGATTTCGATGTATTCCTTGGAATCTACAGAAAGCAGGTTTACATCTACCAGCAAGCCCAATGCATCCCTGACTTTATTCGGGATATCTTCCATGAGCTTCTTGGCATTCTGCAATCCGATGACATGTCCCTTGTCATCTACGCCTACAAAAATCTTTCCACCTTGAGCATTCGCAAAACCGCATATCCACTTGATATACTCATCTCGCCACGATTCCTTGTACTCGATGTTCTGACTTTCGGGCATATCGTTCCTTAAAGGTTAATCATTTTGCCTTGATATACATTCGTCCGCTTTTGTATGCAATAGTGCCTGCTTTCCATCACGCTACAATTCAAATCCCAGGTTCTTGAACACTTTGGCGAGTTCCTTTTCGCTTTCTTTTTCGGCTTTGAGGAGGGTGCGCATTTCCGCTTGGAGTTCGCGCATCTTTTCGTCAAAGTTCACGGCCTCATCGCGGTTCTTGAATTCGATGTACTTGCTCGGCACGAGCGACCAGTTTTTCGCCTCGATTTCCTTGAGGGTGGCGGTGGCGCAGAATTCGGGTTCGTCCTTGATTTTCTGCGTTTGCCACTTGTGGTAGGTGCCGCTGATTTTTGCGATGTCCTCGGCGCTGAACTGGGTGTATTTCTTTTCGAAGGGTTCGCCCATCTGGCGCAGGTCCATAAAGAGCACTTCGCCTTTGCGGCTCCTGTACTTGCGCATGGAATCGCCGACCTTGACTTCGCGGGCGGTCTTGTTGTTGTTCAGAATCCAGAGCGTCACGCTGATGTCGGTGGAGTAGAACATGTTGCGGGGCAGAATGAGGATTGCCTCGACCTTGTCGTTCTGCAAAAGTTCCTTGCGGATTTGCTGTTCGTCGCCTTCGCCGCTGAGCGCGCCGTTACTGAGCAGAAAGCCCGCTACGCCGTTTTCGGAGAGTTTCGAGAGGATGTTCAGAATCCAGCCGTAGTTCGCGTTGCTCGTGGGCGGCACGGTGTAGCCTTTCCAGCGCGGGTCGTCGAGGAGTTCGTTTTCGGCACGCCACGATTTCTGGTTGAACGGCGGGTTCGCCATGATAAAGTCGGCTTTCAAATCCTTGTGCTGGTCTTCGGCAAAGGTGTCGGCGGGTTTGTCGCCCAGGTTGCCGGAGATGCCGCGGATGGCGAGATTCATCTTCGCAAGTTTATACGTGGTGCCGGTGTATTCCTGGCCATATACGGAGACTTCGCGCTTGTTGCCGTGATGCGCCTCGATAAACTTCATGCTTTGCACGAACATGCCGCCCGAACCGCAGCAGGGGTCGTAAATCTTGCCGCGGTAGGGTTCAATCATTTCGGCGATGAGACCGACGATTGTCTTGGGCGTATAGAATTCGCCTTTGCCCTTGCCTTCGGCGATGGCGAACTTTCCGAGGAAATATTCATACACGCGCCCGACAACATCCTGTTCCTTGTCTTTGATGGTGTCGATGCCGTCGATGTCGCTGATGAGCGCCGCGAGTTTTGCGGTGTCGAGTTGCAGGCGCGAGAAATAGTTGTCGGGGAGTGCCCCGCGCAACGCCTTGTTCTTCTTTTCGATGTTCGCAAGCGCGGTATCGATCAGGAGCGCAATGTCGCTTTGGCGGGCATGCTCGATGATAAAGCTCCAGCGGGAAGTTTCTTCTAGGTAAAAGACGTTGTCCTTGTTGTAGAACTCGGGCATTTCCACGTATTTCTGGCGGCCGGCGGCGATGAGCTTTTCGCGCTGTTCCTCGAACTTGTCGCTTGCAAACTTGAGGAAGATAAGCGAAAGCACCACATGCTTGTATTCGGCGGGTTCCACGCTGCCGCGCAACTTGTTCGCAGACTCCCAGAGGGACGCCTCTACGGACTTTTCTACAACTTTCTTCTTAGACGATTTTCTTTCTGCCATGCCGATATCCAAATAAAATTCCAACAACCCAAATATATGTTCATTTCAAAAAAAAGACACTCACCGCATCATTCGTTTCCAAACCGCATCGTCAATATTTCGTCGCGAATCAATAACAGTCAAAACAACAATACGCTCTGTATCCTTGCGATAAAAAATGCGCCAAGGAGCTACGACCAATTCCCGATATCCACCGATTTGCAAAGCTTCCAATTCTGCAGGGACCTTCCCCATCTCCGGGAACTTTTCCAAGTTTTCACATTCGGTCTTGATCTTTGCAAATATCTGCCGAGCATTTTGCAGACTGTTCTCTGCAATGTACAAGACAATCCCTCTTAAATCTGCAGCGGCGGATTCTGTCCATTCTACAGCGAACTTTTTACTTGGCATTCAGTTCCTTCTCCAAAGAAGCAAAGAGATCTTTTTGACGGATGATTTTGCCTTTCGCAACTTCGCCTTCGCTTTGCGCAAACAGCTTAAAAAGCTTTAAACCGTCTTGCATCGACTGGTAAGTGTCAATGTCCAAAAGGACTCCCCTCGCCTCGCCATTTTGCGTCACAATATAAGGAGATCGCGTCTCACAGACATGATCCAAGACCTTCGCCGCATTGGCCTTGACATACGAGATAGGTTTAATGTTTTTTAATTCCGACATACATTCTCGCACTGGACTGAATTCAATACTAAATATAGTCTTTTCAAAACCGGATACAAAAAAAGGACCGCCTTTTTCAAAGCAGTCCTTTTTCAAAGCTAAGGTTTGCTTCGTGCCTACGGCACTCGCAATAACACTGAGCGGATTAGTCCTTACCGTAGACCTTTTCCGCGTAGGTAGCCGTAGCCATCAGGTATTCGCGGTTCATCTTAGCGATGTAATCCACGGTAATACCCTTCGGGCAAGCCGCCTGGCATTCGTAAAGGTTCGTGCAGTTGCCGAAGCCTTCCTTATCCATCTGGGCGACCATCGCAAGAACGCGCTTCTTCGCTTCGACCTTGCCCTGCGGCAAGAAGCTCAGGTGAGAAACCTTGGCAGAAACGAAGAGCATTGCGGAAGAGTTCTTACAGGCAGCGACGCAAGCACCGCAACCAATGCAAGCCGCAGCGTCGAACGCACGGTCAGCCTGATCCTTCGGAACCGGAATAGAAGCGGCTTCCGGAGCGGCACCCGTATTCACGCTGACAAAGCCGCCAGCCTGAATAATACGGTCGAACGCGCTACGGTTTACAACGCAGTCCTTGATGACCGGGAATGCCGAAGCACGCCACGGTTCGATCACGATCGTATCGCCATCCTTGAACTTGCGCATGTGAAGCTGGCAAGTGGTAATGCCATGGTCAGGACCATGCGGCATACCGTTGATCACGAGAGAGCACATACCGCAAATACCTTCACGGCAGTCGTGGTCG
Coding sequences within it:
- a CDS encoding TIR domain-containing protein — its product is MPELRTYNLFISHSWSYSNAYERLTDFFNEHPYFQWKDYSVPQDDPIHNCGTDRQLEDAIRGKILHASCVVILAGVYATYSKWINKEIRIAKELDKPIVAVQPWGAEKTSKIVKDNADIIAGWNSDSIVDAIRKLAK
- a CDS encoding restriction endonuclease subunit S produces the protein MTRLLGVSITKEFMPSIANIVGTDLSAYKVVTKGQFAYGPVTSRNGDKISVALLDGYDDAIISQAYTVFEVVDTNALDPEYLMMWFRRPEFDRYARFHSHGSAREVFDWEEMCEVQVPVPAIEKQREIVAEYNTLATRIETNKKLIATLEQTAQTLYRHTFIDNIDPNNLPQGWRMGTLGEIAEITSGKTCVDKKDVSEGNYKYPVAGASGIIGYSNEFNQDERLMTTGRVGTLGIVNRYNERLYTADNVLVIKAKFYEYCYQILNRLDYAEITKGGVQSLITQTDLKNISINIPTDTELKQFEITNSKLFEHVKYKIDENQTLTQMQTLLLSKMGY
- a CDS encoding AAA family ATPase, producing MDYSEKIVGRQEEQKTLQKCFESPKAEFVAIYGRRRIGKTFLVKQFFKEEFDFYTTGVYQVSKAEQLRNWKKQLQKFSGQSTNIPKNWFEAFDQLENYLRTLKKKRIVVFIDELPWLDTPKSNFLRALEMFWNSWGADCQRLKLVVCGSATTWMVNKLLGDKGGLHNRVTRPIYLAPFSLLETRKYLAKENFDWSDSEIVETYMCLGGTPYYLSLLDSSLSLRQNIDKLFFKRNAVLRTEYDFLFRSLFNESTIYRKVVELLSAKLVGLTRNAIISGLGAADNGKLSEVLENLEKCDFIRHYQSFGKKRNEALFQLTDMFTLFFLRFVKDYKGMNENAWSNLSDSKRNAWQGYAFEQVCIHHVAQVKAALGISGIESDVCSWSKKNGKKGSQIDLIIDRSDKVIDLCEIKYCDRPFEIKKDYAEWLKERRDIFRDDVKTNKTLHLTMIAPFGVANGKYASLIQSIVKAEDLFR
- a CDS encoding RNA-binding domain-containing protein codes for the protein MPESQNIEYKESWRDEYIKWICGFANAQGGKIFVGVDDKGHVIGLQNAKKLMEDIPNKVRDALGLLVDVNLLSVDSKEYIEISISPSTYPVNYKGEYHYRTGSTKQLLQGASLTQFLLNKTGTKWDAVPVDGVSFRDLDKESFDIFRREAKKSGRMTAQDLSMTDEELLDSLNLVVDGKLTRAAVLLFHRKPEKWFGGAYVKIGFFGDGPDLQYQDEIYGSLFIQADRVVELIYLKYFKARISYDGLIRVERYPIPKDAMREAVYNALMHSNYSSGVPIQIRIHENEVLISNDCIFPANWTVETLMQRHRSEQYNPKIANAFFRAGYVEAWGRGIENMCKLCKDYGVKTEYTVHPGDVMLAFFAKQETAATQSATQSTTQSTTQSTQKYLPIEIKLMHYLVANPRATQGQIAKYLGMNLNTTKYYLNKLGKLEVPAIKHEGTTRKGSWMVLIDLENL
- a CDS encoding type I restriction-modification system subunit M, yielding MAERKSSKKKVVEKSVEASLWESANKLRGSVEPAEYKHVVLSLIFLKFASDKFEEQREKLIAAGRQKYVEMPEFYNKDNVFYLEETSRWSFIIEHARQSDIALLIDTALANIEKKNKALRGALPDNYFSRLQLDTAKLAALISDIDGIDTIKDKEQDVVGRVYEYFLGKFAIAEGKGKGEFYTPKTIVGLIAEMIEPYRGKIYDPCCGSGGMFVQSMKFIEAHHGNKREVSVYGQEYTGTTYKLAKMNLAIRGISGNLGDKPADTFAEDQHKDLKADFIMANPPFNQKSWRAENELLDDPRWKGYTVPPTSNANYGWILNILSKLSENGVAGFLLSNGALSGEGDEQQIRKELLQNDKVEAILILPRNMFYSTDISVTLWILNNNKTAREVKVGDSMRKYRSRKGEVLFMDLRQMGEPFEKKYTQFSAEDIAKISGTYHKWQTQKIKDEPEFCATATLKEIEAKNWSLVPSKYIEFKNRDEAVNFDEKMRELQAEMRTLLKAEKESEKELAKVFKNLGFEL
- a CDS encoding type II toxin-antitoxin system RelE/ParE family toxin; protein product: MPSKKFAVEWTESAAADLRGIVLYIAENSLQNARQIFAKIKTECENLEKFPEMGKVPAELEALQIGGYRELVVAPWRIFYRKDTERIVVLTVIDSRRNIDDAVWKRMMR
- a CDS encoding type II toxin-antitoxin system Phd/YefM family antitoxin, whose amino-acid sequence is MSELKNIKPISYVKANAAKVLDHVCETRSPYIVTQNGEARGVLLDIDTYQSMQDGLKLFKLFAQSEGEVAKGKIIRQKDLFASLEKELNAK
- a CDS encoding succinate dehydrogenase/fumarate reductase iron-sulfur subunit, with the translated sequence MSGNMHLTLKIWRQPNAKTKGQFETVKIDGISPDMSFLEMLDIVNDREMKQGKEGFAFDHDCREGICGMCSLVINGMPHGPDHGITTCQLHMRKFKDGDTIVIEPWRASAFPVIKDCVVNRSAFDRIIQAGGFVSVNTGAAPEAASIPVPKDQADRAFDAAACIGCGACVAACKNSSAMLFVSAKVSHLSFLPQGKVEAKKRVLAMVAQMDKEGFGNCTNLYECQAACPKGITVDYIAKMNREYLMATATYAEKVYGKD